The following are from one region of the bacterium genome:
- a CDS encoding TolC family protein, with protein sequence MARPPADVTKIPRGGGARGGAGQAAAQALLCAGARPAPGRRRSRGAAGSSGRRSEAMRVIIIAMGLLLAGPARAQAPAAPLAIDLAGAERMALANNATLQASRSALDASRWARRASDLAFLPTGGFSSSVTRVDARSLEQANQAQVGFEAILGALGVGADEVQIDPFLYRDTYRSALSLNQEFPLNLHLIGGSRMARAGERAAGAGFRAERDAVQFAVRQAYFRLLAARDLLAVAEAGLAAAENRALLAAEREALGMLNRADRLFWEVPVGAARSDLAGARAAATLAEMDLNRLLGLALETPLAPAPVDETVLARAAALAAESPAALVQRRLAASPRALAVAAGEDLAAAGKLTAAAGLAPSLHFAVNVGWRENDTAALDDYRTWSATALVMLPVFDLPARWTQYRRAAAEERRSRYTADDSRAQLGLAVHAAWHEVQRARESRGHRERAAQQAEATLVLMEDRYGLGHLSEFDLVDVQTAATAARAAAVAARYEELAALAALESLLGGSAAGGGEEDR encoded by the coding sequence ATGGCAAGGCCTCCAGCCGATGTCACCAAAATTCCGCGGGGGGGCGGGGCCCGCGGAGGGGCTGGCCAAGCCGCCGCGCAGGCCTTACTCTGTGCAGGGGCGCGGCCGGCGCCCGGCCGGAGGCGCAGTCGCGGCGCAGCCGGCAGCTCAGGGAGGCGGAGCGAGGCGATGCGCGTCATCATCATTGCGATGGGCTTGCTGCTCGCCGGGCCGGCGCGGGCCCAGGCGCCTGCGGCGCCGCTGGCGATCGACCTCGCCGGCGCCGAGAGGATGGCCCTGGCGAACAACGCCACGCTCCAGGCCAGCCGCTCCGCCCTGGATGCCAGTCGCTGGGCGCGCCGGGCCAGCGATCTCGCCTTCCTGCCCACGGGCGGCTTCAGCAGCTCCGTCACCCGCGTGGACGCGCGCAGCCTGGAGCAGGCGAACCAGGCGCAGGTGGGCTTCGAGGCGATCCTCGGCGCCCTCGGCGTGGGCGCCGACGAGGTGCAGATCGATCCCTTCCTCTACCGCGACACCTATCGCAGCGCGCTCTCGCTGAACCAGGAGTTCCCGCTCAACCTGCACTTGATCGGCGGCAGCCGGATGGCGCGGGCCGGCGAGCGGGCGGCCGGCGCGGGCTTTCGCGCCGAGCGCGACGCCGTGCAGTTCGCCGTCCGCCAGGCCTACTTCCGCCTGCTCGCGGCGCGCGATCTGCTGGCCGTCGCCGAGGCGGGCCTGGCCGCCGCCGAGAACCGCGCCCTCCTCGCCGCGGAGCGCGAAGCGCTGGGCATGCTCAATCGCGCCGATCGCCTCTTCTGGGAAGTGCCCGTCGGCGCGGCGCGCAGCGATCTCGCCGGCGCGCGCGCGGCCGCCACGCTCGCCGAGATGGACCTCAATCGTCTCCTCGGCCTCGCGCTGGAGACGCCGCTCGCGCCCGCGCCCGTGGACGAGACGGTCCTCGCCCGCGCCGCGGCCCTGGCGGCGGAATCGCCGGCCGCGCTCGTCCAGCGCAGGCTGGCGGCCAGCCCGCGCGCCCTCGCGGTGGCGGCCGGCGAAGACCTCGCCGCCGCCGGCAAGCTGACGGCCGCGGCGGGCCTCGCGCCGAGCCTGCACTTCGCCGTCAACGTCGGCTGGCGCGAGAACGACACGGCCGCGCTCGACGACTATCGCACCTGGAGCGCGACCGCGCTCGTGATGCTGCCGGTCTTCGACCTGCCCGCACGCTGGACGCAGTACCGCCGCGCCGCGGCCGAGGAGCGGCGCAGCCGCTACACCGCCGACGACAGCCGCGCGCAGCTCGGCCTCGCCGTGCACGCCGCCTGGCACGAGGTGCAGCGCGCCCGCGAGAGCCGCGGCCATCGCGAGCGGGCGGCGCAGCAGGCGGAGGCCACGCTGGTCCTGATGGAGGACCGCTACGGCCTCGGCCACCTGTCCGAGTTCGATCTCGTCGACGTGCAGACCGCCGCCACGGCCGCTCGCGCCGCGGCAGTCGCGGCCCGCTACGAGGAGCTGGCGGCCCTGGCCGCGCTCGAGAGCCTGCTCGGCGGCAGCGCCGCCGGCGGCGGGGAGGAAGACCGATGA
- a CDS encoding serine/threonine-protein phosphatase, with product MTAGVTPMRVFAASDVGRVRSENQDAHFGGPIPAGREQSHGQLLLVADGMGGHAAGAVASELAVATILKVFYEEPLGLGADPGPLLRRAFQAANYAILEAGRQDQGRFGMGTTCTALLLRDSQAWLCHVGDTRIYRLRGGVLEQLTRDHTLLQQMIDTEQLKPDDVLRRSIRHILVSAMGSEERVRVDANRTPIPVLVGDAFLLSSDGLHDLLGEEDILGLLAANSGQEAVAALTEAALAAGAPDNVTVLLAQWDDSEEG from the coding sequence GTGACAGCCGGAGTGACGCCGATGCGGGTCTTCGCGGCCAGCGATGTGGGGCGTGTCCGCAGCGAGAACCAGGACGCCCACTTCGGCGGGCCCATCCCCGCCGGCCGCGAGCAGTCCCACGGCCAGCTCCTGCTGGTCGCCGACGGCATGGGCGGCCATGCCGCGGGCGCCGTCGCCAGCGAGCTCGCGGTCGCGACCATCCTCAAGGTCTTCTACGAGGAGCCGCTCGGGCTCGGCGCCGATCCCGGGCCGCTGCTCCGGCGCGCCTTCCAGGCCGCGAACTACGCCATCCTCGAGGCCGGCCGCCAGGACCAGGGCCGCTTCGGCATGGGCACGACCTGCACCGCCCTCCTCCTGCGCGACAGTCAGGCCTGGCTCTGCCATGTCGGCGACACGCGCATCTATCGGCTGCGGGGCGGGGTGCTCGAGCAGCTCACGCGGGACCACACGCTGCTCCAGCAGATGATCGACACCGAACAGCTCAAGCCCGACGACGTCCTGCGGCGCTCGATCCGGCACATCCTCGTGAGCGCGATGGGCAGCGAGGAGCGGGTGCGCGTCGACGCCAACCGGACGCCGATCCCGGTGCTCGTCGGCGACGCCTTCCTGCTCAGCAGCGACGGCCTCCACGACCTGCTCGGCGAGGAGGACATCCTGGGCCTGCTCGCGGCCAACAGCGGCCAGGAGGCGGTCGCCGCGCTCACCGAGGCGGCGCTCGCGGCGGGGGCGCCGGACAATGTCACCGTCCTGCTCGCGCAGTGGGACGACAGCGAAGAGGGTTGA
- a CDS encoding GNAT family N-acetyltransferase: protein MSPSCSRSGTTAKRVDAMSQDIPSGIEKPRTPRPVYHCGVCNKPLPWDGGRVRLVCREPECRGDRPRPAPIRVREGDEHDRVALLQVSRDFFGSTHLHAFGGVFPLAKCAFLVVEFDRERAGFLSYALHFPAEDEAAVILMAVLPGFQGRGVGRALQGAMDAVCRPLGIRRIHIATTNDNIPGLYFYQRLGYRLRSLHVGAAATALAEHGEAGMAGFGGIPILDEVHLTKELGRTP, encoded by the coding sequence ATGTCACCGTCCTGCTCGCGCAGTGGGACGACAGCGAAGAGGGTTGACGCCATGAGCCAGGACATCCCCAGCGGCATCGAGAAGCCGCGCACGCCGCGGCCGGTCTACCACTGCGGCGTCTGCAACAAGCCGCTGCCCTGGGACGGCGGGCGCGTGCGCCTCGTCTGCCGCGAGCCCGAGTGCCGGGGCGACCGGCCGCGCCCGGCGCCGATCCGCGTGCGCGAGGGAGACGAGCACGACCGCGTCGCCCTGCTCCAGGTCAGCCGGGACTTCTTCGGCAGCACCCACCTGCACGCCTTCGGCGGCGTCTTCCCCCTGGCGAAGTGCGCCTTCCTCGTCGTCGAGTTCGACCGCGAGCGGGCGGGTTTTCTCTCCTACGCGCTGCACTTTCCGGCCGAGGACGAGGCCGCCGTGATCCTGATGGCCGTGCTGCCCGGCTTCCAGGGCCGCGGCGTCGGCCGCGCGCTCCAGGGCGCGATGGACGCCGTCTGCCGCCCGCTCGGCATTCGCCGCATCCACATCGCGACGACGAACGACAACATCCCCGGCCTCTACTTCTACCAGCGCCTGGGCTATCGCCTGCGCAGCCTGCACGTGGGCGCCGCAGCCACCGCGCTCGCCGAGCACGGCGAGGCGGGCATGGCCGGCTTCGGCGGCATTCCGATCCTGGACGAGGTCCACTTGACCAAGGAGTTGGGACGCACGCCCTAG
- a CDS encoding carbohydrate binding family 9 domain-containing protein produces the protein MKGLTRQGLARPARIAAAAFTLSSLSTLAAAADFAPNWRPSLTLRPAAGEIRIDGLLDDPGWAGAAVAENFAESSPGDNSEPPVATRVLVTYDAEQLYLAFIAEDDSAEVRAGLRDRDAIWQDDYLGIILDTYADQAWAYELFVNPLGIQGDLRLVAGGGEDIGFDLVWTSEGRLTATGFQVEVAVPFASLLFPDAEEQVWRATFWRDRKRNFRERSTWAAVDRDEACWMCQFGTLRGIRAVKPGGGLSLLPAMIAHQGAGLANADDPDSPWQRGDSRADFGLGLAYTFGPNLAIEGAFNPDFSQVESDAAQIDVNTPFALFYEERRPFFQRGSNLFGSWINAIYTRSINDPYVAAKVTARRGPYELLLLSAQDERSPFILPFEESSRILLGGESLSNILRLRRSYAGSSFIGALLTDRRHGAEFDKHGLRLPADGGAGTVAGLDWALRFRDNWRWEFQALGSRTQEPVDSLLSVPLVAQNLRFDGGRYSAALDGERFLGHALYTSLERSGRRWNFDIDARQTSPAFRAENGFISTSNRRDLSGWMGWDFRPASRFVESVQPRFSVGGAWNYAGKQKDEWFVPAVDLNLLKQTHVELVQMWSAENYRGVQFDGIRRTSVEFSCNPSSAAQFGAELHWAHTIRRTAAPFLGRQRAVAGWASLRLGQRTVIWPSLEWTRMEHPDTGDEVFRGYVARTRLDLQFTRRLFLRAIVQYDDFDSAIDLEPLLSYKLSPFTVLYLGSAHHVLDYGGETGLAQAERQFFLKLQVLLQT, from the coding sequence ATGAAGGGTCTGACGCGCCAGGGCCTCGCCCGTCCTGCTCGTATTGCCGCCGCCGCCTTCACCCTCAGCAGCCTCAGCACCCTCGCCGCCGCCGCGGACTTCGCGCCGAACTGGCGCCCATCGCTCACGCTGCGCCCCGCCGCCGGCGAGATCCGGATCGACGGCCTGCTCGACGACCCGGGCTGGGCCGGCGCCGCCGTCGCCGAGAACTTCGCCGAGAGCAGTCCGGGCGACAACAGCGAGCCGCCGGTCGCGACCCGCGTGCTCGTCACCTACGACGCCGAGCAGCTCTACCTGGCCTTCATCGCCGAGGACGACTCCGCCGAGGTGCGCGCGGGCCTGCGCGACCGCGACGCCATCTGGCAGGACGACTACCTCGGCATCATCCTGGACACCTACGCCGACCAGGCCTGGGCCTACGAGCTCTTCGTGAACCCCCTGGGCATCCAGGGCGACCTGCGCCTGGTCGCCGGCGGCGGTGAGGATATCGGCTTCGATCTCGTCTGGACTTCCGAAGGCCGCCTCACGGCCACGGGCTTCCAGGTCGAGGTCGCCGTCCCCTTCGCGAGCCTGCTCTTCCCCGACGCCGAGGAGCAGGTCTGGCGGGCGACCTTCTGGCGGGACCGCAAACGGAACTTCCGCGAGCGCAGCACCTGGGCCGCCGTCGACCGGGACGAGGCCTGCTGGATGTGCCAGTTCGGCACCCTGCGGGGCATCCGCGCGGTGAAGCCGGGCGGCGGCCTCTCCCTGCTGCCCGCGATGATCGCGCACCAGGGAGCGGGCCTGGCGAACGCGGACGATCCGGACTCGCCCTGGCAGCGCGGCGACTCCCGCGCCGACTTCGGCCTCGGCCTCGCCTACACCTTCGGCCCCAACCTCGCCATCGAGGGCGCCTTCAACCCCGACTTCAGCCAGGTCGAGTCCGACGCCGCCCAGATCGACGTCAACACGCCCTTCGCGCTCTTCTACGAGGAGCGGCGGCCCTTCTTCCAGCGCGGCAGCAACCTCTTCGGCTCCTGGATCAACGCCATCTACACGCGCTCGATCAACGACCCCTACGTCGCGGCCAAGGTGACGGCGCGGCGCGGACCCTACGAGCTGCTGCTGCTCAGCGCCCAGGACGAACGCAGCCCCTTCATCCTGCCCTTCGAGGAGTCGAGCCGCATCCTGCTGGGCGGCGAGAGCCTCTCGAACATCCTGCGCCTGCGCCGCAGCTACGCGGGCAGCTCCTTCATCGGCGCGCTGCTGACGGACCGCCGCCACGGCGCCGAGTTCGACAAGCACGGCCTGCGCCTGCCGGCGGACGGCGGTGCGGGCACGGTGGCCGGCCTGGATTGGGCGCTGCGCTTCCGCGACAACTGGCGCTGGGAGTTCCAGGCCCTGGGCAGCCGCACCCAGGAGCCCGTCGACAGCCTGCTCAGCGTCCCCCTCGTCGCGCAGAACCTGCGCTTCGACGGTGGCCGCTACAGCGCGGCCCTGGACGGCGAGCGCTTCCTCGGCCACGCGCTCTACACCAGCCTCGAGCGCAGCGGCCGGCGCTGGAACTTCGACATCGACGCGAGGCAGACCAGTCCCGCCTTCCGCGCGGAGAACGGCTTCATCTCCACCAGCAACCGCCGCGACCTCAGCGGCTGGATGGGCTGGGATTTCCGGCCGGCGAGTCGCTTCGTCGAGAGCGTCCAGCCGCGCTTCTCGGTGGGCGGCGCCTGGAACTACGCCGGCAAGCAGAAGGACGAGTGGTTCGTCCCCGCGGTCGACCTGAATCTGCTCAAGCAGACCCACGTGGAACTCGTGCAGATGTGGAGCGCCGAGAACTACCGCGGCGTGCAGTTCGACGGCATTCGGCGCACCAGCGTCGAGTTCTCCTGCAATCCGAGCAGCGCCGCCCAGTTCGGGGCCGAGCTGCACTGGGCGCACACCATCCGCCGCACGGCAGCGCCGTTCCTGGGCCGCCAGCGCGCGGTCGCGGGCTGGGCAAGCCTGCGCCTGGGCCAGCGCACGGTGATCTGGCCCAGCCTCGAGTGGACGCGCATGGAGCATCCGGACACGGGCGACGAGGTTTTCCGTGGCTACGTCGCGCGCACGCGGCTCGACCTGCAGTTCACGCGGCGACTCTTCCTGCGCGCGATCGTCCAGTACGACGACTTCGACAGCGCCATCGACCTCGAGCCGCTGCTCAGCTACAAGCTGAGCCCGTTCACGGTGCTCTACCTCGGCTCCGCGCACCACGTGCTCGACTACGGCGGCGAGACCGGCCTCGCCCAGGCCGAGCGGCAGTTCTTCCTCAAGCTGCAGGTGCTGCTGCAGACCTAG